A region of Diadema setosum chromosome 15, eeDiaSeto1, whole genome shotgun sequence DNA encodes the following proteins:
- the LOC140239236 gene encoding echinoidin-like has protein sequence MPEVMSQKLFLLCFVVTVGLVLPKLPGSSAGACGCPPLWTAFQGMCYRYLSAESVTWQEAERQCQSFTKPCWDEDATTGQLGHLVSIHSQEEMNFVITLFDSIQNKRFSGRHMVWIGLNDLKSEGSYEWSDGSEVNYTSWDATQPNNYNNQDCIEFDLAFNYMWHDLQCDPIPGDNGVIVGGFVCKLGQWL, from the exons ATGCCTGAAGTCATGTCTCAAAAACTGTTTCTGCTTTGCTTTGTCGTCACTGTCGGTTTGGTTTTGCCGAAGCTCCCGGGCTCCAGTGCAGGGGCGTGCGGCTGCCCTCCGCTCTGGACTGCTTTCCAAGGCATGTGCTACAG GTACTTATCAGCAGAAAGTGTGACGTGGCAGGAGGCCGAAAGACAATGCCAGTCATTTACGAAGCCATGCTGGGACGAGGACGCCACCACCGGTCAGCTAGGTCACCTTGTGTCCATTCACTCCCAGGAGGAGATGAATTTCGTCATCACTCTCTTCGACTCCATACAAAACAAACGA TTCTCCGGTCGACACATGGTCTGGATTGGACTGAATGATTTGAAGTCTGAGGGTTCCTACGAATGGAGTGACGGTTCGGAGGTCAATTACACCTCCTGGGACGCGACTCAACCAAACAACTATAATAATCAAGACTGCATTGAATTTGACTTGGCTTTTAACTACATGTGGCACGATTTGCAGTGTGACCCTATTCCCGGGGATAACGGAGTGATTGTTGGAGGTTTTGTTTGCAAGCTAGGACAATGGCTTTAA